In BD1-7 clade bacterium, one genomic interval encodes:
- the czcA_2 gene encoding Cobalt-zinc-cadmium resistance protein CzcA, protein MNDVFTRFVVEKRWLVLAVTLFIAGLGIYNATRLPIDAVPDITNVQVQINTEAPGYSPLESEQRITYVVENAMAGLPHLDYTRSLSRYGLSQITVIFEEGTDIYWARQQISERLQGIRSDLPPGLEPELGPIASGLGEVVTYAVKAEPGATKPDGTPYSAEDLRTIQDWIIRPQLVKVPGITEINSIGGFERQFQVAPNPGKMLAYKVTMQDVITALQRNNLNSGAGYLERNGEQWLVRSPGQLETLEDIGNVVIAKRDDAPVRIKDIGDVKFGKELRTGAATKDGQEVVLGTAFMLLGENSRAVARAVADELERVNLSLPDGVIAETLYNRTTLVDKTLETVRNNLLEGAVLVIAVLFAILGNFRAALIVAMIIPLSMLFAVTGMVSNRVSGNLMSLGAIDFGLIVDGAVIVVENCLRRLGIAQEKNGGKLDLQARLKVVAEATSEVFRPAVFGVTIIMLVYLPLFALNGVEGKMFHPMAFTVVAALAGALLFSVTFLPAAVAIFMTGKISEKENWLMAKARIGYRPFLNFAVKQPLVIVTVALALVIGCFVQAGRLGSEFLPQLDENDLAVHALRIPGTSLTQAIEMQSLLEATIAEFDEVKHVFAKIGTPEIATDPMPPNVADTFIIMKPRDQWPDPSKTKTEFVEEMRAAVETIPGNKYEFTQPIEMRFNELIAGVRSDVAVRIYGDDLDVLKTLGKQAEKILATVPGAVDVRTEQMSGLPMISVEPDRDHLALLGLSVADVQETLNTAIAGAETGLIYEGDRRFKLFVRMDKSVASDPKSLSQIPILMNEETNPELAYVPLGEVADIIEVQGPNQVNRESGKRNIVVTANVEGRDLGSFIADLQARMDTTFDAPTGYWIGYGGTFEQLQSASKRLTLVVPVTLLIILALLYSAFSSVRDAMIVFTGVPLAMTGGVLALTLRDMPFSISAGVGFIALSGVAVLDGVVMLSFIRELRDKGQSLLDAINNGASARLRPVLMTSLVAGLGFIPMAINTGTGAEVQRPLATVVIGGIISSTLLTLVVLPALYLLVHRLTGNKPSTPKS, encoded by the coding sequence ATGAATGATGTATTCACCCGCTTTGTGGTAGAAAAGCGATGGTTAGTGCTGGCGGTTACGCTATTTATTGCCGGTCTCGGTATTTATAACGCCACCCGATTGCCCATTGATGCTGTACCGGACATTACCAATGTTCAAGTGCAAATCAATACGGAGGCCCCAGGCTATTCGCCATTAGAATCTGAACAACGGATTACCTATGTGGTAGAGAACGCCATGGCTGGCCTGCCTCATCTGGATTACACCCGATCCCTTTCGCGCTACGGATTATCACAAATAACCGTTATTTTCGAAGAAGGTACCGATATCTATTGGGCCCGCCAGCAAATCAGCGAGCGCTTGCAAGGTATTCGATCCGATTTACCACCGGGGCTTGAACCCGAACTCGGGCCGATTGCCAGCGGGCTTGGCGAGGTTGTTACCTATGCCGTTAAAGCTGAACCCGGTGCAACAAAGCCAGATGGCACTCCCTACAGCGCCGAAGACCTGCGAACAATTCAAGATTGGATTATTCGCCCACAGCTCGTGAAAGTACCCGGCATTACCGAGATCAACAGCATCGGCGGTTTTGAGCGGCAGTTCCAGGTTGCACCCAATCCCGGCAAAATGCTTGCGTATAAAGTCACGATGCAGGATGTGATCACCGCTCTGCAACGTAACAACCTCAATTCCGGTGCGGGCTATCTTGAGCGCAACGGTGAACAATGGTTAGTGCGCTCGCCGGGGCAGTTGGAAACACTCGAAGACATCGGCAATGTGGTCATCGCTAAGCGTGATGATGCGCCTGTGCGCATCAAAGATATTGGCGATGTAAAATTCGGCAAAGAGTTACGCACCGGTGCTGCGACCAAAGACGGGCAAGAAGTCGTGCTCGGTACCGCCTTCATGCTGCTGGGCGAAAATAGCCGTGCGGTGGCCAGAGCCGTTGCTGATGAACTGGAACGCGTCAACTTGAGCCTGCCTGACGGCGTTATCGCAGAAACACTCTACAACCGAACAACGCTCGTCGATAAAACACTTGAGACCGTGCGAAACAACCTGCTCGAAGGCGCAGTGCTGGTAATCGCCGTTTTGTTTGCCATTCTGGGTAACTTTCGGGCAGCCCTGATTGTTGCCATGATTATTCCATTGAGCATGTTATTTGCTGTTACCGGCATGGTGAGTAATCGGGTTTCCGGTAACCTGATGAGTCTCGGAGCAATCGATTTTGGCTTGATTGTTGATGGTGCCGTCATCGTCGTTGAAAACTGTTTGCGACGATTGGGTATCGCACAGGAAAAAAACGGCGGCAAGCTGGATTTACAAGCGCGCCTAAAAGTCGTTGCCGAAGCAACCAGCGAGGTGTTTCGCCCCGCGGTGTTTGGCGTCACCATCATCATGCTGGTGTATCTGCCATTATTCGCACTGAACGGTGTCGAAGGCAAAATGTTCCACCCGATGGCCTTCACCGTCGTTGCTGCTTTAGCAGGGGCGTTGCTGTTTTCAGTGACGTTTTTACCCGCCGCCGTTGCGATTTTCATGACCGGAAAAATCAGCGAAAAAGAAAACTGGCTAATGGCTAAAGCCCGAATCGGCTACCGCCCATTCCTGAATTTTGCAGTCAAGCAACCCCTCGTTATCGTCACTGTGGCGCTAGCTCTGGTTATTGGTTGTTTTGTTCAGGCAGGTCGCCTTGGCAGTGAATTTTTGCCGCAGCTGGATGAAAACGACTTGGCTGTGCATGCGCTACGTATTCCCGGTACCAGCCTTACACAGGCCATTGAAATGCAATCGCTGCTAGAGGCGACGATTGCCGAATTCGACGAGGTGAAACATGTTTTCGCCAAGATCGGCACACCGGAAATCGCCACCGACCCAATGCCGCCCAATGTCGCCGATACCTTCATTATTATGAAGCCACGTGATCAATGGCCAGACCCCAGCAAAACCAAAACTGAATTTGTTGAGGAAATGCGCGCAGCGGTTGAAACCATTCCCGGTAATAAATACGAGTTCACCCAACCGATCGAAATGCGGTTTAACGAACTCATCGCCGGTGTTCGATCGGACGTTGCTGTGCGCATCTATGGTGATGACCTAGATGTACTCAAAACACTGGGCAAACAGGCGGAAAAAATCCTCGCCACCGTACCCGGTGCTGTTGATGTGCGCACAGAACAAATGTCAGGCCTACCGATGATTTCGGTTGAACCAGACAGAGACCACTTGGCACTGCTCGGTCTGAGCGTTGCGGATGTTCAAGAAACGTTAAATACAGCCATCGCCGGCGCCGAAACCGGTCTGATTTACGAAGGTGATCGTCGCTTCAAACTATTTGTTCGGATGGATAAATCCGTGGCCAGTGACCCCAAATCACTGTCGCAGATTCCGATCTTAATGAATGAAGAAACCAACCCCGAGCTTGCCTATGTGCCGCTCGGAGAAGTGGCTGATATCATCGAAGTGCAGGGCCCAAATCAAGTGAACCGCGAAAGCGGTAAACGCAATATCGTTGTTACCGCCAATGTTGAAGGCCGTGATCTTGGATCCTTTATTGCCGACTTACAGGCGCGTATGGACACAACATTCGATGCACCGACCGGCTATTGGATCGGCTATGGCGGAACGTTTGAGCAACTGCAATCGGCCAGCAAACGGTTAACGCTCGTAGTACCGGTAACACTACTTATCATTCTCGCCCTGCTATACAGCGCGTTTAGCTCGGTACGTGATGCCATGATCGTATTTACCGGCGTGCCACTGGCGATGACGGGTGGCGTGCTCGCACTCACACTTCGGGATATGCCATTTTCGATCTCTGCCGGTGTTGGTTTTATTGCCCTCTCGGGTGTGGCAGTGCTGGATGGTGTCGTCATGTTGTCATTTATTAGGGAGCTACGAGACAAAGGCCAATCACTGTTAGATGCCATCAACAACGGCGCTAGCGCACGGCTGCGACCGGTGCTGATGACATCCCTGGTTGCTGGCCTCGGATTTATTCCGATGGCAATCAATACCGGCACCGGAGCAGAAGTTCAGCGGCCACTGGCAACTGTGGTAATTGGTGGAATTATTTCATCCACCCTGCTCACGTTGGTGGTATTGCCCGCACTGTATCTTCTGGTTCATCGACTAACGGGCAACAAGCCTTCAACGCCCAAAAGCTAA
- the czcC gene encoding Cobalt-zinc-cadmium resistance protein CzcC — translation MWIKNPSVCIKITDVIKHRFISSLLCLLIAAPLSAQAQNAAPATPETNSINLAWAIKQTLLKNPTLSEYPYHFRAREADVIQADIGPQLLLDVVVDNSLGTGEKRRLDDAETTILFSQQIELGDKRQRRISLARASVNRLQADYEIVRLDTLAETTRRYYEVLRLQALQTWNSRRISKERDALDVIERRAKAGAVGQADVSKMRLQSERSIARQTVQAGELSNARLALSSMWNAQSEFDTVLGDLTTMPALPDAEQITASVNETPEFIRLRMQQQEALANLNLQTANSDPNVTIKAGVQHFQATNDVGLAFGFSMPLQVENPNRGRLAVARAELDLAMAREGFGLEQLRLSLLKILDTLDYQAQHADNLQRKLLPIANTLLSDIQHGYERGRYGVLQLVDAQNELFNVEREMIETQILIYSYLLEMERITGDSMITPLNTAGTGAQ, via the coding sequence ATGTGGATTAAAAACCCATCGGTGTGTATCAAAATAACAGATGTTATCAAACACCGATTTATCAGCAGCCTACTATGCCTGCTGATTGCTGCGCCATTGAGTGCTCAAGCACAAAACGCAGCCCCTGCAACGCCCGAGACTAACAGCATCAATCTGGCGTGGGCAATCAAACAGACGCTGCTAAAAAACCCTACATTAAGTGAGTATCCATATCACTTTCGCGCCCGCGAGGCGGACGTTATCCAAGCTGATATCGGCCCACAACTGCTCCTTGATGTAGTTGTCGACAACTCTCTTGGCACTGGTGAAAAGCGCCGACTTGATGATGCTGAAACAACGATTTTATTCAGCCAGCAAATCGAACTCGGCGACAAACGCCAGCGCCGAATCTCACTCGCTCGTGCCAGCGTCAATCGATTGCAAGCCGACTACGAAATCGTGCGCTTAGACACCCTCGCTGAAACAACTCGCCGCTACTACGAGGTGTTGCGATTGCAAGCTCTGCAAACGTGGAATAGCCGTCGAATTAGCAAGGAGCGCGACGCCCTCGACGTTATCGAGCGGCGAGCCAAAGCCGGTGCAGTTGGGCAAGCCGATGTGTCAAAAATGCGTCTGCAATCAGAACGCTCCATCGCTCGTCAGACGGTTCAAGCCGGTGAATTGAGCAATGCACGCTTAGCGCTGTCGAGCATGTGGAATGCACAATCTGAGTTTGACACCGTATTAGGTGATCTCACAACCATGCCAGCCTTGCCCGATGCCGAACAAATCACCGCCAGCGTGAATGAAACACCTGAGTTTATTCGTTTGCGTATGCAACAGCAGGAAGCCCTTGCCAACCTTAACCTGCAAACCGCTAACAGTGATCCAAACGTCACCATCAAGGCTGGAGTGCAGCATTTTCAGGCCACCAATGATGTGGGTTTGGCTTTTGGGTTTTCCATGCCTTTACAAGTCGAAAACCCGAACCGTGGGCGGCTCGCCGTGGCACGAGCCGAATTGGATTTAGCCATGGCCCGTGAAGGCTTTGGTCTTGAGCAATTACGCCTGAGTTTACTGAAAATACTCGATACATTGGATTACCAAGCGCAGCACGCGGATAACCTGCAGCGCAAACTGCTACCCATTGCCAATACTTTGCTAAGCGATATCCAGCACGGCTACGAACGCGGCCGCTACGGCGTACTTCAGCTCGTCGATGCGCAAAACGAGTTATTCAACGTCGAACGCGAAATGATCGAAACCCAAATTCTGATTTATTCCTACCTGCTTGAGATGGAACGCATCACAGGCGACAGCATGATAACCCCCCTCAATACTGCAGGTACAGGAGCACAATAA
- the czcB gene encoding Cobalt-zinc-cadmium resistance protein CzcB, whose amino-acid sequence MLSKTLRVFVKPTACTLISLAAAVTILPSTSLANGGHAHDVVDTHAHEERPKGPHGGIMVQEGDYAVEVTIFETGVTPEMRLYLYKNGEPLAPGAAEVDVELVRLGGDIDALTFIPEQDYLVSQQSVAEPHSYDVDIHASFGNNQLNQHYESHEGRTELSQRIIDKTGIKTEKAGPATLIFSEELFGVIAAPEDKVFRINAPYAGIVSDITVNVGDTVKKGQLLARVRNTDTLQNYDIKSPVNGEVTMRRANPGDRAQTDMLLEVTSLDQVWVEMSAFPEHIEKLAPGMKVTVSDMHKHEQATGKIEYVAPVMTGGHIARARAVIDNSEGHWRPGMHIKARIDTGTKQVPLAVKNDAIQSFREMPVVFGRFGDTFEVRMIKPGETDGMYTEVLGGLKPGTEYATDNSFIIKADVLKSGASHDH is encoded by the coding sequence ATGTTATCCAAAACCCTAAGAGTTTTTGTAAAACCCACCGCCTGCACACTGATCAGCTTGGCTGCAGCAGTCACCATTTTACCATCAACGTCTTTAGCCAACGGCGGCCATGCGCACGACGTTGTAGACACACACGCCCATGAAGAACGCCCCAAAGGTCCGCACGGCGGCATCATGGTACAAGAGGGTGACTATGCCGTTGAAGTCACTATTTTTGAAACCGGTGTTACGCCAGAGATGCGTCTCTACCTGTATAAAAACGGAGAACCGTTAGCCCCGGGGGCAGCCGAGGTAGATGTTGAACTAGTGCGACTAGGCGGAGATATCGATGCGTTAACCTTTATTCCTGAACAGGACTATTTGGTCAGTCAACAGAGTGTCGCAGAACCCCACTCTTATGATGTGGATATTCATGCAAGCTTCGGCAACAACCAGCTGAACCAACATTATGAGAGCCATGAAGGCCGAACGGAGTTATCACAACGCATCATTGATAAAACCGGCATTAAAACCGAAAAAGCCGGCCCGGCTACGCTGATTTTCAGCGAAGAGCTATTTGGCGTGATCGCAGCACCGGAAGATAAGGTATTTCGTATCAATGCCCCTTACGCGGGTATTGTTTCAGACATTACCGTCAATGTGGGCGACACCGTCAAAAAAGGCCAGCTACTAGCACGCGTTCGAAATACCGACACGCTGCAAAACTACGACATCAAAAGTCCGGTAAACGGCGAAGTAACCATGCGCCGCGCCAATCCCGGCGACCGCGCCCAAACCGACATGCTGCTTGAAGTAACTAGCCTGGATCAAGTCTGGGTAGAGATGTCTGCCTTCCCCGAACATATCGAAAAACTGGCACCGGGCATGAAGGTCACCGTATCCGATATGCACAAACATGAGCAAGCAACTGGCAAAATCGAATACGTCGCCCCTGTGATGACAGGTGGCCATATTGCCCGCGCACGGGCGGTGATCGACAACAGTGAAGGTCACTGGCGCCCTGGCATGCATATCAAAGCTCGCATTGATACCGGCACTAAACAGGTGCCGTTAGCCGTCAAAAATGATGCTATTCAATCGTTTCGTGAAATGCCCGTCGTGTTCGGTCGCTTTGGCGATACCTTTGAAGTACGCATGATCAAACCCGGCGAAACCGACGGTATGTATACCGAAGTGCTAGGTGGCTTGAAACCTGGCACAGAATACGCCACCGATAACAGTTTTATCATCAAGGCTGACGTGCTGAAAAGCGGCGCCAGCCACGATCACTGA
- the phrA gene encoding Deoxyribodipyrimidine photo-lyase, with protein sequence MTHTTTLMWFRQDLRLHDNPALTDAAKAGTVIPVFIIDQQHGGAWSPGAASRVWLHQSLKQLNDSLADKLLVFQGNPQAIINRLANDYKIDRVVWNRCYEPWRIDRDKHIKAALLANGIGCESFNGTLLWEPWHIHKKDGTPYRVFTPYYRKGCLQAPPPAAPLPIPELNLADPIEETCIDELLLEPEQPWHQDVISHWKPGEYGAAERLKRFLEHGLKYYRHGRDYPSKTGVSNLSPHLHFGEISIREVWHRAQISGLSNGLEDNLDSFLSELGWREFSYYLLFHFPGLPTDNFQPKFDAFPWQKNDANLKAWQRGQTGIPIVDAGMRQLWQTGTMHNRVRMITASFLVKNLLIHWHEGEKWFWDCLFDADLAANSASWQWVAGSGADAAPYFRIFNPVTQSQKFDADGQYIDQWVPELKNLPNKHKHAPWDAPDSVLKQAGIQLGHQYPLPIADLKSSRQAALDAFATLKKSA encoded by the coding sequence ATGACGCATACAACGACCCTGATGTGGTTCCGCCAGGACCTTCGTTTGCACGACAACCCGGCACTAACAGACGCAGCAAAAGCCGGTACTGTGATTCCCGTATTTATTATCGATCAACAGCATGGGGGCGCATGGTCGCCAGGTGCTGCATCTCGGGTCTGGCTCCATCAATCACTCAAACAGTTAAACGATTCATTGGCTGATAAATTATTGGTTTTTCAGGGTAATCCTCAAGCCATTATTAACCGACTCGCCAATGACTATAAGATTGATCGCGTGGTATGGAACCGTTGCTACGAGCCATGGCGAATCGATCGCGACAAACATATCAAAGCTGCCTTGCTTGCCAATGGGATTGGCTGCGAGAGTTTTAACGGAACCCTGCTCTGGGAGCCTTGGCACATTCATAAAAAAGACGGCACACCCTACCGGGTATTCACGCCCTACTACCGAAAAGGTTGCTTACAAGCGCCTCCTCCTGCTGCGCCGTTACCGATACCGGAACTCAACCTTGCGGATCCGATAGAGGAAACCTGTATCGATGAACTCTTGTTAGAGCCCGAACAACCTTGGCACCAGGATGTTATCAGCCACTGGAAGCCGGGCGAATACGGCGCCGCCGAACGATTAAAACGGTTTCTTGAACATGGCCTCAAATACTATCGCCACGGGCGTGATTACCCGTCAAAAACTGGTGTTTCAAACTTGTCACCGCATCTGCATTTTGGCGAAATATCAATCAGAGAGGTTTGGCATCGCGCCCAAATATCGGGCTTAAGTAATGGCCTGGAAGACAACCTCGACAGCTTTTTATCGGAGCTGGGATGGCGAGAATTTTCATACTATCTGTTATTTCACTTTCCCGGCCTGCCAACGGATAACTTCCAGCCCAAATTCGATGCGTTTCCGTGGCAGAAAAACGACGCCAACCTTAAAGCATGGCAACGCGGCCAAACGGGTATTCCCATTGTTGATGCGGGTATGCGGCAACTTTGGCAAACCGGAACCATGCACAATCGTGTCCGTATGATCACCGCGTCGTTTTTGGTTAAAAACCTGCTGATACACTGGCATGAAGGTGAAAAATGGTTTTGGGATTGCCTCTTTGATGCTGACCTCGCCGCCAACAGCGCTAGCTGGCAATGGGTCGCCGGTTCAGGTGCAGACGCTGCACCTTACTTTCGAATTTTTAACCCGGTGACACAATCTCAAAAATTTGACGCTGACGGGCAGTACATCGACCAATGGGTGCCAGAACTTAAAAACTTGCCCAATAAACACAAACATGCTCCATGGGACGCACCAGATAGCGTGTTGAAACAGGCTGGCATTCAGCTCGGGCATCAATACCCGTTGCCAATCGCTGATCTGAAATCGTCTCGGCAAGCTGCACTGGATGCTTTCGCAACATTGAAAAAAAGCGCATGA